The following are from one region of the Quercus robur chromosome 1, dhQueRobu3.1, whole genome shotgun sequence genome:
- the LOC126717080 gene encoding glucan endo-1,3-beta-glucosidase-like, whose product MAYFFEMNNKFFILAAFMLLGLFMSSLEKIGAQPIGVCYGQIGDNLPPEQEVINLFRTNGIGKMRIYGPNPAILEALRGSNIELILDVTNDKLQALSDAATANDWVRQNVLNYPDVTYRYIAVGNEIKPNDGRAQYVVPAMQNIHNAIVSANLQDQIKVSTSIDMSLLGNSYPPSAGSFSDSASSYMASVVTFLANNGAPLLANVYPYFSYIGNSQSISLDYALLRSPGVVVQDGEYGYQNLFDAILDALYSALEKSGGSNVKIVVSESGWPSEGHAAATIDNAATYYQNLINHVNSGTPKRPGQAIQTYLFAMFDENKKGPEETERHFGLFHPDKQPKYQIRFN is encoded by the exons ATGGCTTATTTCTTTGAgatgaataataaattttttatacttgCTGCATTCATGCTTCTTGGGTTGTTCATGTCCTCCCTAGAAAAAATAG GTGCACAACCTATAGGTGTTTGCTATGGACAAATAGGAGACAATTTACCACCTGAACAGGAAGTTATAAATCTTTTTCGAACAAATGGCATAGGAAAAATGCGAATTTATGGTCCAAATCCAGCAATCTTGGAGGCCCTTAGAGGATCCAACATAGAACTGATCCTGGATGTCACTAATGATAAACTTCAAGCCCTTTCTGATGCTGCAACTGCAAATGATTGGGTCCGGCAAAATGTACTGAACTACCCAGATGTCACATATAGGTACATCGCTGTTGGGAATGAAATAAAGCCTAATGATGGAAGGGCCCAATATGTTGTACCAGCCATGCAGAACATTCACAATGCAATTGTCTCAGCCAATTTACAAGACCAGATTAAGGTTTCAACTTCAATAGATATGTCACTGTTGGGCAATTCATACCCTCCATCAGCAGGCTCATTTAGTGACAGTGCAAGTTCATACATGGCCTCAGTCGTTACCTTCCTAGCAAACAATGGGGCACCACTTCTTGCCAATGTGTACCCATACTTTAGCTACATTGGTAACTCACAAAGCATCAGTTTAGACTATGCCTTATTAAGATCACCAGGGGTTGTGGTACAAGATGGTGAGTATGGATACCAAAATCTCTTTGATGCAATCTTGGATGCTCTCTATTCTGCCCTTGAGAAATCAGGTGGTTCCAATGTGAAGATTGTTGTATCAGAGAGTGGTTGGCCATCTGAGGGTCATGCTGCTGCAACAATTGATAATGCTGCCACTTACTACCAGAATTTGATCAATCATGTGAACAGTGGGACTCCCAAGAGGCCTGGACAAGCTATACAGACTTATTTGTTTGCTATGtttgatgaaaacaaaaaaggccCTGAGGAAACTGAGCGACATTTTGGTCTCTTCCACCCTGATAAACAGCCAAAATACCAAATCAGATTCAATTAG